In the genome of Candoia aspera isolate rCanAsp1 chromosome 1, rCanAsp1.hap2, whole genome shotgun sequence, one region contains:
- the LOC134487325 gene encoding olfactory receptor 5L1-like: MEKGNDTLVTQFILLGFSDYPESLQVILFLMFLVIYIMTLVGNFGIILLIKVDSRLHTPMYFFLSHLSLIDICYSSSITPKLLIGTASVVNGISFFSCAVQMYLFIMLVVAESFLLAAMAYDRYVAICNPLLYTVIVSRNVCIFLVLSSYLWGIICALIHTISAFRLPFCGNSIHHFFCDVVPVLTLSCSDIQLNKMLLFIFATFVESSTIIIILMSYILIITCVSRIHSSKGRYKAFSTCASHFTAISVFHVTILLIYCRLNASRGRDSNRIASVFYTVVIPMLNPLIYSLRNKEVKGAFQRLVGRKVFSPSTS, from the coding sequence ATGGAGAAAGGAAATGACACACTGGTGACACAATTCATTCTTCTGGGTTTCTCAGACTACCCAGAAAGTCTGCAGGTCATTCTCTTCCTGATGTTTCTTGTGATCTATATTATGACCCTGGTGGGGAATTTTGGGATCATCCTGTTAATTAAGGTCGACTCTCGTCTCCATaccccaatgtacttcttcctcagcCACCTATCCTTGATTGACATTTGTTATTCTTCATCTATAACACCCAAATTGTTGATTGGTACTGCCTCTGTAGTAAACGGCATTTCATTCTTCTCATGTGCAGTTCAGATGTACCTGTTTATCATGCTTGTTGTTGCTGAATCTTTTCTCTTGGCTGCAATGGCATATGACCGGTATGTGGCCATTTGTAACCCTTTATTGTACACTGTGATTGTGTCCAGAAATGTCTGCATCTTTCTAGTGCTTAGTTCTTATCTGTGGGGCATTATTTGTGCTCTAATTCATACAATTTCTGCTTTTCGGCTACCATTCTGTGGAAATTCCATCCACCACTTCTTTTGTGATGTTGTGCCAGTGTTAACTCTTTCTTGTTCAGACATCCAGCTCAATAAGATGCTGCTCTTCATTTTTGCCACCTTTGTGGAAAGTAGTACCATCATAATTATTCTCATGTCCTACATTCTAATTATCACATGTGTTTCAAGGATTCACTCCAGCAAGGGAAGATACAAGGCCTTCTCCACTTGTGCCTCTCACTTCACAGCAATCTCGGTCTTCCACGTGACAATTCTCCTAATCTATTGCCGGCTTAATGCAAGCCGTGGAAGGGATTCAAACAGAATTGCCTCTGTCTTCTACACGGTGGTGATCCCTATGCTGAACCCTCTGATTTATAGTCTGAGGAACAAGGAAGTGAAAGGAGCTTTCCAAAGGCTGGTGGGGAGAAAAGTTTTTTCTCCATCAACCTCTTGA